The genomic stretch AACAGATTTTATTGGAAGTGACTATTCAGATATAGAAAAGAATGAATATATTCAATCTTGTGCGGATGGTGTGTACTTTCCCGCTACTGGTTTAGAACCACTTCAGTGGCTCTATCAGATTATTGAACAGATAAGAGAAGCTGTTAAAACAAAATAACATTATTAAAAAACCTTAATTGGCTAAAAGCCTTTCAAGGTTTTTCTATGTTTTTACACTTGTAAAGAATATTGGAAAGCAAGAT from Bacillus sp. 1780r2a1 encodes the following:
- a CDS encoding contact-dependent growth inhibition system immunity protein, with amino-acid sequence MLSSNKLEEPVFQFLAGTFHQDIDSPEEALQELLTEESKEYLEFAIIFLTDFIGSDYSDIEKNEYIQSCADGVYFPATGLEPLQWLYQIIEQIREAVKTK